A genomic segment from Fuerstiella sp. encodes:
- a CDS encoding 3-hydroxyacyl-CoA dehydrogenase NAD-binding domain-containing protein, which translates to MAFNKIKRVLVAGGGTMGQQISLQCAVHGFPVVLHDVSDEQLSLSRTSLLKFAAQMAAELQLPQEKINHALDRIEWIANPVTAAKDVDLLIESVPEDVWLKRRVFAQFDSFCPSHTLFTTNTSTLLPKDLAKYSKRPQQFAALHFHPNVWDSNFVDVMPSAAAVSQLTDTLREFALAIGQNPIVFNREYRGYVINRFLFGVFREALSMAAQDIASPEEVDQAFTGVLKSEAGPFRIMDRVGLDTILSINDFWCKRLLHLPRLDPTFRRNRKLLKSYVAQGHLGVKSGRGFYRYPKPDTVNRSSRTSQKALSETVMPDESR; encoded by the coding sequence ATGGCGTTCAATAAAATCAAACGTGTTCTGGTTGCAGGCGGGGGAACGATGGGGCAGCAGATCAGTCTCCAGTGTGCCGTACACGGGTTTCCGGTCGTTCTGCATGACGTGTCAGATGAACAGCTTTCACTGTCCCGGACTTCATTGCTGAAATTTGCAGCTCAGATGGCTGCGGAACTTCAGCTGCCGCAGGAAAAAATCAATCATGCACTGGACAGGATTGAATGGATTGCCAATCCCGTCACTGCAGCTAAAGATGTCGACCTGCTGATTGAATCCGTTCCGGAAGACGTGTGGCTTAAACGTCGCGTATTCGCACAATTCGATTCTTTTTGTCCGTCACACACGCTGTTTACAACAAACACCTCAACACTCCTGCCAAAGGATCTTGCAAAGTATTCAAAACGGCCGCAGCAGTTCGCCGCTCTGCATTTCCATCCCAATGTCTGGGATTCCAACTTCGTCGATGTCATGCCGTCCGCAGCAGCCGTTTCTCAACTCACTGACACACTTCGTGAGTTTGCCCTGGCTATTGGCCAAAACCCAATTGTGTTCAATCGGGAATATCGAGGTTACGTCATCAATCGTTTCCTGTTTGGTGTCTTTCGGGAGGCTCTTTCAATGGCAGCGCAGGATATTGCATCCCCGGAGGAGGTTGATCAGGCCTTCACCGGTGTACTTAAGTCAGAAGCCGGACCGTTCCGTATCATGGACCGCGTGGGACTGGACACAATACTGTCTATCAATGATTTTTGGTGTAAACGGCTGCTGCATCTGCCACGACTGGATCCGACCTTTCGTCGAAATCGAAAGTTGCTCAAATCCTATGTGGCGCAGGGACATTTAGGAGTCAAATCAGGTCGCGGTTTTTATCGATATCCGAAACCCGACACTGTCAATCGG
- a CDS encoding NAD-dependent epimerase/dehydratase family protein produces the protein MRQIDRSRPVMVTGATGYIAGHIVKRLLEQGVAVHAAVRNPDDEEKLKHLKFLADSTPGRLSFFRSNLLEVGSYAEAMQACELVFHTASPCFLSVNDAQKDLVEPALLGTRNVLQEACRTESVKRVVVTSSCAAIYGDSADVEFTANNKFTEADWNTTSSLNHQPYSYSKQLAEHEAWKIAGTQTRWDLITINPSMVLGPGISPYATSASFELIKKFGDGSLKSGVPDFGIGAVDVTDVAEAHIKAGFTPSASGRYLVSADSTSFAEVGRILRNHFGDTWPFPRKTVPKWLVWLIGPVVDKTLTRKMVWRNVGHPMRADNSKSVRELGLDYRPFEESLKHFFQQIVDAGLFRVI, from the coding sequence ATGAGACAGATTGACAGAAGTCGACCGGTAATGGTCACCGGAGCCACCGGTTACATAGCCGGACATATCGTGAAACGCCTGCTGGAACAGGGAGTCGCTGTTCACGCGGCAGTCCGCAATCCCGATGACGAGGAGAAACTAAAACACCTGAAATTTCTGGCCGACAGTACACCAGGTCGTCTTTCCTTCTTCAGATCCAATTTGCTTGAAGTCGGTTCGTATGCGGAAGCGATGCAGGCGTGCGAACTGGTATTTCACACCGCGTCACCGTGTTTCCTGTCCGTTAACGACGCGCAGAAAGATCTGGTCGAACCTGCTCTGCTGGGAACACGCAACGTTTTGCAGGAAGCATGTCGAACAGAATCGGTCAAAAGAGTCGTCGTTACCAGCAGTTGCGCCGCGATCTACGGAGACTCGGCCGATGTCGAATTCACGGCAAACAACAAATTCACTGAGGCAGACTGGAACACGACTTCTTCGTTGAATCATCAGCCGTATTCGTACTCCAAACAACTGGCAGAACACGAAGCATGGAAGATCGCGGGAACGCAGACACGATGGGATCTGATTACGATCAACCCGTCAATGGTACTCGGTCCCGGAATCAGTCCGTACGCGACATCCGCTTCGTTTGAACTCATAAAAAAATTTGGTGACGGCAGTCTAAAATCCGGTGTACCCGACTTCGGAATAGGAGCCGTGGATGTAACGGACGTGGCTGAAGCTCACATCAAAGCCGGATTCACACCCTCGGCCAGCGGACGCTATCTTGTTTCCGCAGACAGCACTAGTTTCGCGGAGGTTGGACGAATACTTCGGAATCACTTTGGTGACACCTGGCCGTTTCCACGAAAGACAGTGCCGAAATGGCTGGTGTGGCTGATCGGACCGGTCGTGGATAAAACGTTAACCCGAAAAATGGTATGGAGAAATGTCGGGCATCCGATGCGTGCGGACAACAGTAAAAGTGTGCGTGAACTGGGTCTGGATTATCGTCCGTTCGAAGAATCACTGAAACATTTTTTTCAGCAGATTGTTGATGCCGGCCTGTTCCGCGTCATCTGA
- a CDS encoding arylsulfatase, which yields MFFLSAVHSAERPNIMVILADDLGYSDLGCYGSEIQTPNLDKLASNGLRFTQFYNTARCWPTRAALLTGYYAQQVRRDSLPGLEGGTQNTRPRWAPLLPRILKRAGYRSYHSGKWHIDGMPVQNGFDRSYIVRDHNRFFNPEHLVEDDVRIAPVPRGTGFYVSDAVADHAVDCLREHQQHYTDQPFFHFLAFTAPHFPLQAPPEDVDRYKDRYLKGWEYFREVRANQQRRLGLFSVPLSAVEREVGPPYDFPAHLDILGSGEVNRPLLWQSLTEQQRTFQASKMAVHAAMIDRMDQQIGKVIDQLRVMRTLENTLVLFFSDNGASAEIMVRGDGHNPDARPGSAESYLCLGPGWSTMCNTPFRRHKTWVHEGGISTALIAHWPNGFQHKNELRHTLGHVIDIVPTVLDIAEILPISEIDGRPVPALPGKTLIPAFKSPHIEGHESLWWMHEGHRAFRAGNWKLVAAKGAPWALYNLAEDRGEQHDLSTQNSQITQNLASAWETTAQEFRELHRDQSAKVRQ from the coding sequence ATGTTTTTCCTGTCGGCAGTCCACTCTGCTGAACGTCCCAACATTATGGTGATTCTGGCCGACGACCTGGGCTATTCCGATCTCGGATGCTATGGATCCGAGATTCAAACTCCAAATCTGGATAAACTGGCCTCAAACGGCCTGAGATTCACTCAGTTCTACAACACGGCACGCTGCTGGCCGACACGCGCTGCATTACTCACCGGCTACTACGCACAACAGGTGCGTCGAGACTCTCTGCCAGGTCTCGAGGGTGGGACACAGAACACTCGTCCCCGCTGGGCACCTTTACTTCCAAGAATACTTAAACGGGCCGGCTACCGCAGCTATCACTCAGGAAAATGGCATATCGACGGAATGCCGGTTCAGAATGGATTTGACCGATCCTACATCGTGCGTGACCACAATCGATTCTTCAATCCGGAACATCTGGTCGAGGATGATGTTCGAATTGCCCCGGTCCCGCGAGGCACAGGTTTTTACGTTTCAGACGCAGTCGCCGATCATGCGGTCGACTGCCTCCGGGAACATCAGCAACACTATACAGACCAACCATTTTTTCATTTTCTGGCGTTTACCGCTCCCCATTTCCCACTGCAGGCCCCTCCAGAAGATGTGGATCGATACAAAGACCGCTACTTGAAGGGGTGGGAATATTTCCGGGAAGTACGAGCAAATCAGCAAAGGCGCCTCGGATTGTTTTCGGTACCGCTTTCAGCGGTTGAACGGGAAGTTGGTCCGCCGTACGACTTTCCGGCGCATCTTGACATTCTGGGATCTGGTGAAGTCAACCGACCGTTGCTGTGGCAGTCACTGACCGAACAACAGCGTACATTTCAGGCCAGCAAGATGGCCGTCCATGCTGCGATGATCGATCGCATGGATCAACAGATTGGAAAGGTTATTGACCAGCTTCGTGTCATGCGTACTCTGGAGAATACTTTGGTTCTGTTTTTTTCTGACAACGGTGCAAGCGCGGAGATTATGGTTCGAGGTGACGGACACAATCCAGATGCACGACCGGGCTCAGCTGAAAGCTACCTGTGCCTGGGTCCGGGCTGGTCAACAATGTGCAACACTCCGTTTCGCCGCCACAAAACATGGGTTCACGAAGGCGGTATTTCTACAGCGCTGATTGCTCACTGGCCCAACGGATTTCAACATAAGAATGAGCTTCGCCATACACTGGGACATGTGATCGATATTGTGCCCACAGTTCTGGATATTGCTGAAATCCTCCCCATCAGTGAAATCGACGGAAGACCGGTTCCGGCCTTGCCGGGGAAAACCCTGATACCGGCATTTAAATCTCCTCACATCGAAGGGCACGAATCTTTGTGGTGGATGCATGAGGGACATCGAGCGTTCCGGGCAGGCAACTGGAAACTGGTTGCTGCAAAAGGAGCGCCCTGGGCACTGTACAACCTTGCAGAGGACCGCGGCGAGCAGCATGACCTGAGTACACAAAACTCTCAAATCACACAGAATCTGGCCTCAGCCTGGGAAACAACCGCTCAGGAGTTTCGTGAATTGCATCGAGACCAGTCAGCGAAGGTTCGACAATGA